The following coding sequences lie in one Eremothecium sinecaudum strain ATCC 58844 chromosome IV, complete sequence genomic window:
- a CDS encoding HDL370Cp (Syntenic homolog of Ashbya gossypii AEL111C; Syntenic homolog of Saccharomyces cerevisiae YKL163W (PIR3) and YJL160C; Inverted gene duplication in Ashbya gossypii; Inverted gene duplication in Saccharomyces cerevisiae) — protein sequence MQIKQVFAATAFIASTAFAVDDESWTSLKPTATYPGAVTEHTIPFGIAVIPLSTPTQVVKRELATVTQAPRGEIRVPEQKARSITIAPRGEARVPEQKARSITFTKPVYARALLDGEIIAVQRAAEVIQIEDGQIQAVTTSGPGRPVKLDQVDAESTFDPRPTLHPVTQIPDGQIQAPYVRDPRPTLDPVDQIRDGQLEASSTPGESLHPVTQIPDGQIQATYIPAPTPIVLPGRYQNTTQDTRPTLDPVTQIPDGQIQATKNTTTLAPTATETSTAPVPTISDPVTGSLCKVEGTLEMTLKDSILRDSHGRIGSIVSNRQFQFDGPPPQYGAIYANGWSITPEGNLALGDSDIFYQCLSGTFYNLYDQYIAPQCSPIQLKAINLETC from the coding sequence ATGCAAATCAAACAAGTTTTTGCTGCTACCGCATTTATCGCTTCTACTGCCTTTGCCGTTGATGATGAGTCCTGGACAAGTTTGAAGCCAACTGCTACCTATCCTGGTGCTGTTACGGAGCATACTATACCATTTGGTATTGCTGTGATCCCTCTCTCTACTCCTACGCAGGTCGTCAAGAGAGAGCTTGCTACTGTTACTCAAGCTCCCCGTGGTGAAATCCGTGTGCCAGAACAGAAGGCGAGGTCGATTACTATAGCTCCCCGTGGTGAAGCTCGTGTGCCTGAACAGAAGGCGAGGTCGATTACCTTCACAAAGCCCGTTTATGCTAGAGCCTTGCTCGATGGTGAAATCATAGCCGTCCAACGTGCAGCTGAAGTTATCCAAATCGAAGATGGTCAAATTCAAGCGGTGACCACATCCGGGCCTGGTAGACCTGTTAAACTTGACCAAGTTGACGCAGAATCTACATTTGATCCTCGTCCTACACTCCATCCTGTGACTCAGATCCCTGATGGTCAAATTCAAGCGCCATACGTTCGTGACCCACGTCCTACTCTTGACCCTGTGGACCAGATCCGTGATGGTCAACTTGAAGCCAGCAGCACTCCTGGTGAATCACTTCACCCCGTAACCCAGATTCCTGATGGCCAAATTCAAGCCACATATATCCCTGCTCCAACTCCTATCGTTCTACCTGGTCGTTACCAAAACACCACTCAAGATACTCGTCCAACACTTGACCCTGTGACACAGATTCCTGATGGTCAAATTCAAGCTACCAAGAACACTACCACTTTGGCCCCAACTGCAACCGAAACTTCAACAGCTCCAGTTCCAACTATCAGCGACCCAGTCACCGGTTCCTTGTGTAAGGTTGAAGGTACATTAGAAATGACATTGAAGGACTCCATCTTACGTGACTCCCACGGTAGAATCGGTTCTATCGTTTCTAACAGACAATTCCAATTCGACGGTCCACCACCACAATACGGTGCTATCTACGCTAACGGTTGGTCCATAACTCCAGAAGGTAACTTGGCTTTGGGTGACAGCGACATCTTCTACCAATGTTTGTCCGGCACCTTCTACAACTTGTATGACCAATACATTGCTCCTCAATGTTCTCCAATCCAGTTAAAAGCTATTAACTTGGAAACCTGTTAA
- a CDS encoding uncharacterized protein (Syntenic homolog of Ashbya gossypii AEL114C; Syntenic homolog of Saccharomyces cerevisiae YJL163C) has translation MFAVPDEECQEEMYPLMSRSDEARWQHEMRKQLGNKNVLQRPGIVLLCVLIGLYMTTQALVITPSIELQLDKICSGIAEPHNSMNCDKQIVQKSASNIRMAIMVIRGVVGTYMAGTLGKISDRIGRRPIFIYIAVTELIQILFLYIFYFTPYLPFTTVYMILVHTISALSGDTIALLSTTNSYISDIVEPEERTAWFSMTMSIVYTAVGVGPLVSALMVGASSTKIVIPFYCSIVAATLFVGCCIQMAESRHEEAMSKSNEDQRVASSTGSTNLLHFLAPAKLLWLPATLKGSLRPRYTVITLLVLQAMFRTTCIDIMPTVSLYATYVFNWGSQKLGYYISVYGISRAVFLGLLSPILLRFLQSRKPPNPSAIDEGDVITIRSSLAFATLSLAVVILVYNEVALYLYVFIQAFCGLIIPTIHAASLKYAPAGKAGEFLGAIALIDGICGLVFGPVFLSIYKLTVSSNPQFFLYISMIIGTAALATSYLLKP, from the coding sequence ATGTTTGCTGTTCCTGATGAAGAGTGCCAAGAAGAGATGTATCCTTTAATGAGCAGGTCCGATGAAGCCAGATGGCAGCATGAAATGCGAAAACAACTGGGAAACAAAAATGTCTTACAGAGACCTGGTATTGTGCTTTTATGTGTTTTAATAGGTCTATATATGACCACTCAAGCACTGGTTATAACGCCATCTATTGAACTGCAGTTGGATAAAATCTGTTCTGGGATAGCAGAACCACATAACTCAATGAACTGTGATAAACAGATAGTTCAAAAGTCAGCGTCTAACATTAGGATGGCTATAATGGTGATCCGGGGTGTTGTGGGCACTTACATGGCTGGAACTCTTGGCAAGATATCAGATCGTATTGGCAGACGCCCTATCTTTATATACATTGCGGTTACGGAACTAATCCAGATATTGTTTCTCTACATCTTCTACTTTACACCATACTTGCCATTCACAACTGTCTATATGATATTAGTTCACACTATAAGTGCATTAAGCGGGGATACTATAGCGCTTCTTTCAACTACGAATAGCTATATCTCAGACATTGTCGAGCCAGAGGAACGTACTGCATGGTTTAGTATGACAATGAGCATCGTATACACTGCTGTGGGTGTTGGACCCTTAGTAAGCGCATTGATGGTAGGGGCGAGCAGCACGAAAATAGTCATTCCTTTTTATTGTTCTATCGTGGCTGCGACGCTATTTGTTGGTTGTTGCATTCAGATGGCGGAGTCAAGACACGAGGAGGCCATGTCTAAGTCCAACGAGGACCAGAGAGTTGCGTCATCTACCGGTTCTACGAACCTGCTGCACTTTCTCGCTCCCGCTAAATTGCTGTGGCTGCCGGCGACTTTGAAAGGCTCTTTACGGCCGCGGTACACAGTAATTACCCTACTGGTACTTCAGGCAATGTTCAGGACAACATGTATCGATATAATGCCGACAGTTTCACTGTACGCTACGTACGTGTTCAATTGGGGGTCACAGAAGCTTGGTTACTATATTTCAGTATATGGAATATCACGTGCAGTATTCCTAGGTTTACTATCACCAATTTTGCTTCGCTTCCTTCAGAGCCGAAAGCCGCCAAACCCCTCTGCAATTGACGAAGGGGACGTAATTACAATTCGAAGCTCACTAGCGTTTGCTACACTTTCACTTGCTGTGGTTATCCTAGTATACAATGAGGTTGCGCTCTATCTTTACGTTTTCATACAGGCGTTTTGTGGTCTCATAATACCTACAATTCATGCTGCATCGTTGAAGTACGCACCTGCCGGTAAAGCAGGGGAATTTTTAGGTGCTATCGCTTTAATTGACGGTATTTGTGGTTTAGTTTTTGGTCCAGTTTTCCTTTCCATATACAAACTAACTGTGTCATCCAATCCGCAGTTTTTCTTATATATTTCCATGATAATTGGGACTGCTGCATTGGCAACCAGTTACCTGCTAAAACCCTAA
- the JJJ2 gene encoding Jjj2p (Syntenic homolog of Ashbya gossypii AEL112C; Syntenic homolog of Saccharomyces cerevisiae YJL162C (JJJ2)), translating into MMYSDNIQLDETTYYSVLGLPFDTTETQIRKSYMRLARELHPDKSKSKEAAELFKIVAHAHSILTDKEKRLKYDRQLISKGLHKYYPKKGLSSLFDPLDKSNTTPNGGRLPGDIKKPKAVPKCTKPYEEQPYGFGAEDILQRSPYRDKLQTHAPRTKSFNPKGYQNQRNPKTPPKKDEKKSSTFSARFPYSTGTASSKDFPTVNEEFPGKKMPKTDPYDLASPFASPNHRHYARTKFEASRRNTRSTSPLKNMPTSQTESLKGLKDIIDKLAADKDRDKSETNSFSVHQTSQEYTLFPEDLSDFEKRSFDSEDQSPIPTAAATSGGAHVKESVDAQQNKDFSLDELDKNLPKQYEYFNMRNVSDTLDRLHLKRQKLSNDTSSAPPKASRPNRLHESPHDSVKLTDPVNMPIPRVYKLDVIPTQEFEIDLSLPNMQLPPMPSFQCNILNKAEIETCRAQILEFNNRTNQLKRKLVSILARRTQADSLLEERVVRVENMSAYVQAKNYDIEVVSKLYEIQNRQRIVAESFTNLMRSVYATGTFTQTHN; encoded by the coding sequence ATGATGTACTCAGATAATATCCAGTTGGATGAGACTACATATTATTCTGTTCTTGGGTTGCCGTTTGACACAACGGAGACCCAGATCAGAAAGTCATATATGCGGCTGGCTCGAGAGCTACATCCTGataaatcaaaatcaaagGAAGCTGCGGAATTGTTCAAGATAGTTGCTCATGCACATTCTATCTTAACTGATAAGGAAAAAAGACTTAAATATGACAGACAATTGATAAGTAAAGGACTCCACAAGTATTATCCGAAGAAAGGCTTATCATCGCTATTTGACCCACTAGATAAATCTAATACCACTCCTAATGGTGGTCGCTTACCAGGAGACATAAAAAAACCGAAGGCAGTGCCGAAGTGTACGAAACCGTACGAAGAACAGCCGTATGGGTTTGGAGCGGAAGATATTCTCCAACGTTCGCCATATCGTGACAAACTTCAAACCCACGCTCCTAGAACAAAATCGTTTAACCCAAAGGGCTACCAGAATCAGCGAAATCCTAAGACACCACCAAAGAAAGACGAGAAGAAATCTTCCACATTTAGCGCTAGGTTTCCATATTCTACTGGAACCGCGTCATCTAAGGACTTCCCTACTGTAAACGAGGAATTCCCTGGTAAAAAAATGCCCAAGACTGATCCATACGATCTGGCGTCTCCATTTGCCAGTCCAAACCATCGTCATTATGCAAGAACGAAATTTGAAGCTTCCAGGCGTAACACAAGGTCTACTTCACCACTGAAAAACATGCCCACATCACAAACAGAGAGTTTAAAGGGATTGAAAGACATCATAGATAAACTAGCAGCGGATAAAGACCGGGATAAGAGTGAGACAAATTCATTCTCAGTACATCAAACTTCACAGGAGTATACTTTGTTTCCAGAAGACCTTAGCGATTTCGAAAAGAGGTCATTCGACTCAGAAGACCAAAGCCCCATTCCTACAGCAGCCGCTACCTCAGGCGGTGCTCACGTTAAAGAGAGCGTAGATGCTCAGCAAAATAAAGATTTTAGTTTGGATGAGCTTGACAAGAATCTACCAAAACAATATGAGTATTTCAATATGAGGAACGTAAGTGACACTTTAGATAGATTACATTTGAAAAGACAAAAACTCTCAAACGACACTTCATCAGCTCCTCCCAAAGCATCGAGGCCGAACCGTTTACACGAATCACCTCATGATTCAGTGAAACTAACAGACCCTGTTAACATGCCAATACCGAGGGTGTACAAACTGGACGTTATTCCAACTCAAGAATTTGAAATCGACCTATCTTTGCCAAATATGCAATTGCCCCCCATGCCAAGTTTTCAGTGTAATATATTGAATAAAGCTGAAATTGAAACTTGTAGGGCCCAGATTTTAGAATTTAATAACAGGACCAATCAGTTGAAACGCAAACTAGTTTCAATTCTTGCCCGTAGGACCCAAGCAGACTCTTTGCTTGAGGAAAGGGTGGTACGTGTCGAGAATATGTCTGCATACGTTCAAGCCAAGAATTATGACATTGAGGTTGTGTCAAAACTATATGAAATCCAAAATAGACAAAGGATAGTGGCAGAATCTTTTACGAATCTAATGAGGAGTGTATATGCCACTGGGACATTCACTCAAACACATAATTAA
- the FMP33 gene encoding Fmp33p (Syntenic homolog of Saccharomyces cerevisiae YJL161W (FMP33)) — protein sequence MRFSRLAWQQLNKTVKNEIPTGILKRGQNKQNLRYSKTSLASNIGINALFGMGLYWLYKDYTQKIPSETGNKTGPTANKPTLFGEDIKDYNELVQTLGSLSYGDLSFMSVSWAFLGYFTSVAGESFGKKTLVSRSLLFLTLMYPPLQLLLVYRPRYRRRLQHDGERGMKTTHEN from the coding sequence ATGCGTTTCTCACGGTTAGCATGGCAGCAGCTGAATAAAACAGTGAAGAATGAAATTCCAACTGGAATCCTTAAAAGGGGACAGAATAAGCAAAATTTACGTTATAGTAAAACCTCACTTGCATCAAACATAGGAATTAATGCTCTATTTGGCATGGGGCTTTACTGGTTGTATAAGGACTACACGCAAAAGATCCCTTCAGAGACTGGGAACAAAACTGGACCAACAGCCAATAAGCCGACATTATTTGGAGAAGACATTAAAGATTACAATGAGTTAGTACAGACCCTGGGTTCCTTATCATATGGTGACCTTTCTTTCATGTCTGTTTCGTGGGCTTTTCTTGGTTACTTCACCAGTGTTGCAGGAGAATCGTTTGGTAAAAAAACGCTTGTTTCAAGGTCTCTTTTGTTTTTAACTTTAATGTACCCTCCCCTTCAACTACTCTTGGTCTATAGGCCTAGGTATAGAAGACGTCTACAGCACGATGGTGAAAGAGGAATGAAGACGACTCATGAAAATTAG
- a CDS encoding HDL369Wp (Syntenic homolog of Ashbya gossypii AEL110W; Syntenic homolog of Saccharomyces cerevisiae YKL164C (PIR1) and YJL159W (HSP150); Inverted gene duplication in Ashbya gossypii; Inverted gene duplication in Saccharomyces cerevisiae): MSVKKSIIAATTALATGAMSAYIAGEPWSTLVPEGYYEGSLSEYPNTFGVAVVPLSPKFAKNTATVTVAKRETVAQGADEIQVQAPVEVPDIGGVAQINDGQLQSVNNAVKSNSAVAQIRDGQIQATRGCPAPEELERLLASNPAPRDPKDPVNAYSYKYEGTLEMTLSDSILRDAHGRVGCIVASRQFQFDGPPPQAGAIYARGWSLTPQGNLALGDSDVFFRCLSGDFYNLYDQSIGGQCSPVHLQAINLISC; encoded by the coding sequence ATGTCTGTCAAAAAATCTATCATAGCAGCCACAACAGCACTAGCTACAGGAGCGATGTCTGCGTACATCGCTGGTGAGCCTTGGTCAACCTTGGTTCCTGAGGGGTACTACGAGGGAAGCTTGAGCGAATACCCCAACACCTTCGGTGTTGCAGTAGTCCCATTGAGTCCCAAGTTTGCCAAGAATACAGCTACTGTTACTGTGGCAAAGAGAGAGACTGTAGCACAGGGAGCGGATGAGATCCAGGTTCAGGCCCCTGTTGAAGTCCCTGATATTGGCGGAGTCGCTCAAATCAACGATGGTCAGTTGCAGTCAGTGAACAACGCTGTTAAGTCAAATTCTGCCGTGGCACAAATCAGAGACGGACAAATCCAGGCCACAAGGGGCTGTCCAGCCCCAGAGGAGTTGGAGAGGCTTCTAGCTTCAAACCCAGCGCCACGTGACCCCAAGGACCCCGTAAATGCCTACTCCTACAAGTACGAGGGAACTTTGGAAATGACGTTGAGCGATTCCATTCTTCGTGATGCGCACGGCAGAGTCGGATGCATTGTTGCAAGCAGACAGTTCCAATTCGATGGCCCACCACCACAGGCTGGTGCCATCTACGCTAGGGGCTGGTCATTAACCCCACAAGGTAATTTGGCTTTGGGTGACAGCGACGTTTTCTTCCGCTGCCTATCTGGGGACTTCTACAACTTATACGACCAATCCATTGGCGGTCAATGCTCTCCAGTTCATTTGCAAGCTATTAACTTGATTAGCTGTTAG
- a CDS encoding HDL372Wp (Syntenic homolog of Ashbya gossypii AEL111W-A), with product MTFNLLISLAKFWIVAQTLSIIIEHLKNSKYGPFRSKSVMSKDRRVGLPHLVKIVRSKELIKCSRDITLTIDMSERMQQIKKAYINQRKLPMLTSNTSDISDNDYDHILSIREASLRFSNKLETMAVDSDFEIPIAYFTNDEEIFAFTDAHEFQLQNEYSYITEDSFRRWQH from the coding sequence ATGACATTCAATTTGCTTATAAGCTTGGCTAAATTCTGGATTGTCGCACAGACTCTGAGTATTATCATTGAGCATTTGAAGAACTCAAAGTATGGTCCATTCAGAAGCAAATCGGTCATGTCTAAGGATAGAAGAGTTGGATTGCCTCATCTAGTTAAAATTGTACGGTCTAAGGAGCTGATAAAATGCTCCCGCGATATTACGTTGACGATAGACATGTCTGAGCGTATGCAGCAGATTAAGAAAGCCTACATAAATCAAAGGAAATTACCAATGTTAACATCTAATACGTCTGATATTTCAGATAATGATTATGATCATATATTATCTATTAGAGAAGCATCGCTGAGATTTAGCAATAAATTAGAGACAATGGCGGTTGATAGCGACTTTGAAATTCCAATTGCCTATTTCACTAACGATGAAGAGATCTTTGCTTTTACTGACGCACATGAGTTTCAGCTCCAGAACGAGTATAGTTATATAACTGAAGACAGTTTCAGGCGCTGGCAACATTAA
- the MCD4 gene encoding mannose-ethanolamine phosphotransferase MCD4 (Syntenic homolog of Ashbya gossypii AEL113C; Syntenic homolog of Saccharomyces cerevisiae YKL165C (MCD4)) codes for MWRKDRIALVFIGVIFHVYYLWSIFDIYFVSPLVHGMQHFQSTTTPPAKRLFLIVADGLRADTTFDKVVHPTTGKSEFLAPYIRSLVENNATYGISHTRMPTESRPGHVAMIAGFYEDVSAVTKGWKENPVDFDSVFNQTSHTYSFGSPDILPMFKDGASDPSRVDAWMYGHEFEDFTQSSIELDAYVFRHLDQLFQNSTANASLNAELRQSGNVFFLHLLGCDTAGHSYRPYSAEYYDNVKYIDEQIEQMLPKVKEFFGDDDTAFIFTADHGMSAFGSHGDGHPNNTRTPLVAWGAGLNKPIRNKVPIYDNYTENWELHGIKRNDVNQADIASLMSYLIGINYPANSVGELPLAYINDSEISKLQALFNNAKEILEQYIVKEAEISKSQLYYKEYWKFAEKPYENYIDEIEYLIDQILHGDEELEQEAIKLTEELIQVSLEGLQYMTTYNWRFLRSVVTLGFLGWIVYSFTTFLKLFVLKKDYNIKASLSNSAIVFGLTSSLNYMLFYQKAPFNYYMYVLFPIFFWSQVSSKRVILKEGINELFKGTSTLERIALGALTVAMYEGIVYGFFHRWVFTVIFNILAFYPLFCGVTGYAPNVKWILTSAAISIFTLFDAVKIESLAMINISGLILILGGIYAIRKVYNYTESYTRLALILQVVLIALMQLVTNKSVVSLQNRNGLPDDARIGGWVLIVLSLIVMPLIHYISPSSDYRVRYLTIYLTFAPAFLILTISFESFFYFLFTAYVLQWIQIETRIRALTGPKDERQRPLQLVRVSVIGFFLLQVAFFGTGNVASISSFSLDSVYRLMPIFDPFPMGALLLAKLVIPYIILSTGLGLMNMRLQIEDYTISSLIISTSDILSLNFFYLLKTEGSWLDIGVTISNYCLAILCSLLMLILEVVSHFLISNVRNLEDAKPQPVEKRKIN; via the coding sequence ATGTGGCGTAAGGATCGAATTGCGCTAGTTTTCATCGGTGTCATATTCCATGTATATTACCTATGGTCCATCTTTGATATATACTTCGTTTCTCCATTGGTTCATGGTATGCAACATTTCCAAAGTACCACGACGCCTCCTGCCAAGCGTCTCTTTTTAATTGTTGCAGATGGTTTACGTGCTGACACGACTTTTGATAAGGTAGTTCACCCCACAACTGGCAAATCTGAATTCTTGGCGCCTTACATTCGAAGTTTGGTAGAAAATAATGCCACATATGGTATTTCTCATACCAGAATGCCCACAGAATCAAGGCCAGGCCATGTTGCAATGATTGCAGGTTTCTACGAAGATGTGAGTGCCGTTACAAAGGGTTGGAAAGAGAACCCTGTAGACTTTGATAGCGTCTTTAATCAAACCTCGCATACATATTCATTTGGATCACCTGATATATTGCCAATGTTTAAAGACGGGGCTAGTGATCCTTCCCGAGTGGATGCCTGGATGTATGGCCATGAGTTTGAGGATTTCACGCAATCTTCAATTGAACTTGACGCGTATGTTTTCAGACATTTGGATCAACTGTTTCAGAATTCTACAGCAAACGCCAGCTTAAATGCTGAATTGAGGCAGAGCGGGAATGTATTCTTCCTACATTTGCTTGGATGTGATACTGCTGGGCATTCTTACAGGCCGTATTCAGCTGAATATTATGATAATGTCAAATATATCGATGAGCAGATTGAACAAATGTTACCAAAGGTGAAGGAGTTCTTTGGCGATGACGATACTGCATTCATATTTACAGCGGACCATGGGATGAGCGCTTTTGGATCTCACGGTGACGGGCATCCTAACAACACCAGAACACCATTAGTTGCATGGGGTGCTGGGCTGAATAAACCCATTAGGAACAAGGTTCCAATTTACGACAACTATACCGAGAACTGGGAATTGCATGGAATAAAGCGTAATGATGTGAACCAAGCAGATATTGCCTCATTAATGTCTTATTTAATTGGAATTAACTACCCTGCAAATTCAGTTGGAGAATTGCCTCTTGCCTACATCAATGATAGTGAGATCTCCAAACTTCAGGCTTTATTCAATAACGCTAAGGAAATCTTGGAGCAATACATTGTTAAGGAAGCTGAAATTAGTAAGTCCCAGCTATATTACAAAGAGTATTGGAAGTTTGCTGAGAAACCATATGAGAATTAcattgatgaaattgaatATCTTATTGATCAGATTTTACATGGTGATGAAGAACTGGAGCAAGAAGCGATCAAGTTGACTGAAGAACTGATACAAGTTTCATTAGAGGGGCTCCAATATATGACTACTTATAATTGGCGATTCCTAAGATCGGTAGTTACTCTTGGATTCCTTGGATGGATCGTCTATTCCTTTACTACGTTTTTAAAGTTGtttgttttaaaaaaaGACTATAACATAAAAGCCTCATTATCGAATTCCGCGATTGTATTTGGACTGACGTCGTCACTGAATTACATGCTGTTCTATCAAAAAGCTCCATTTAATTATTACATGTACGTTCTCTTCCCAATATTTTTCTGGAGTCAAGTTTCCTCCAAAAGGGTTATTTTAAAAGAGGGAATTAATGAACTCTTCAAAGGTACTTCTACTCTTGAGAGAATTGCATTGGGAGCATTAACAGTTGCTATGTATGAGGGTATTGTATATGGTTTCTTCCACCGGTGGGTTTTCACTgttattttcaatatcttGGCATTCTATCCTCTTTTCTGTGGAGTTACTGGTTACGCTCCAAATGTAAAATGGATACTCACCAGCGCTGCAATCTCTATTTTCACATTATTTGATGCAGTGAAAATTGAAAGCTTGGCAATGATTAATATCTCTGGACTGATCTTAATATTGGGCGGCATCTATGCTATCCGTAAGGTGTACAACTATACTGAAAGCTATACCAGGCTCGCACTTATCTTGCAAGTTGTTTTAATTGCATTAATGCAACTTGTAACAAATAAATCAGTAGTATCCCTACAGAATCGTAACGGTCTACCAGACGACGCACGAATTGGCGGATGGGTGCTAATAGTTCTATCCCTAATAGTAATGCCCCTAATACATTACATATCTCCAAGCAGCGATTATCGGGTCAGGTATCTCACAATCTATTTGACATTCGCGCCCGCATTCCTTATTTTGACAATTTCTTTCGAATCATTCTTCTACTTCCTTTTCACAGCTTATGTGCTCCAATGGATACAGATTGAAACACGTATACGCGCTTTAACCGGACCGAAAGATGAACGTCAACGTCCTCTACAGCTGGTTAGAGTGTCAGTGATTGGGTTTTTCTTGCTACAAGTGGCCTTTTTCGGTACTGGAAATGTGGCATCTATATCATCATTCTCACTGGACTCTGTGTACAGACTGATGCCAATTTTCGACCCATTCCCTATGGGAGCCCTACTACTTGCCAAGTTAGTGATTCCTTACATTATTCTGTCTACTGGCCTGGGTCTTATGAATATGAGGTTACAAATTGAGGATTATACCATTTCATCACTCATTATATCAACAAGTGATATATTGTCATTGAACTTCTTCTACCTGTTAAAGACTGAGGGAAGTTGGTTAGATATTGGTGTTACTATTTCCAACTATTGCCTGGCCATTCTCTGTTCCTTACTTATGTTAATATTAGAAGTTGTTAGCCATTTCTTAATAAGCAATGTAAGAAACCTCGAGGACGCCAAGCCACAGCCAGTTGAAAAGAGAAAGATTAACTAG